A window of the Streptomyces sp. Ag109_O5-10 genome harbors these coding sequences:
- a CDS encoding MazG nucleotide pyrophosphohydrolase domain-containing protein — translation MTSPVPGAPSGTSPARLVREFHHAFGLAVRTTPTEVSPELAAHRGELLAEEAAEVAEVAVEGPLDRLAHELADVVYVAYGTALVHGIDLDEVLAEIHRSNMSKLGPDGQVARRADGKVLKGEHYRAPDVSAVLRGQGWIPGGAA, via the coding sequence ATGACCAGTCCCGTCCCCGGTGCCCCGTCCGGCACCTCGCCCGCCCGGCTCGTCCGGGAGTTCCACCATGCCTTCGGGCTGGCCGTCCGTACCACGCCGACCGAGGTCTCTCCCGAACTGGCCGCGCACCGCGGGGAACTGCTCGCCGAGGAGGCCGCGGAGGTCGCCGAGGTCGCTGTCGAGGGGCCTCTCGACCGGCTCGCGCACGAGCTGGCGGACGTGGTCTACGTGGCGTACGGCACCGCGCTGGTGCACGGGATCGACCTCGACGAGGTGCTCGCCGAGATCCACCGGTCCAACATGAGCAAGCTGGGGCCCGACGGGCAGGTGGCCCGCCGGGCCGACGGCAAGGTGCTCAAGGGGGAGCACTACCGGGCGCCGGACGTCTCGGCGGTGCTGCGCGGCCAGGGCTGGATACCGGGCGGCGCGGCCTGA
- a CDS encoding amino acid ABC transporter permease, with amino-acid sequence MFDFLQGYDVLGAFWTTVELTVLSAVGSLVWGTLLAAMRVSPVPLMRGFGTAYVNIVRNIPLTVIVIFTSLGLADIFGVTLGASDFKVQGFRLAVLGLTAYTAAFVCEAIRSGINTVPLGQAEAARAIGLNFSQTLRLIVLPQAFRAVIGPLANVLIALTKNTTVAAAIGVAEAAALMKTMIENEAQTLAIGAVFALGFVVLTLPTGLFLGWLAKRLAVKR; translated from the coding sequence GTGTTCGACTTTCTTCAAGGCTACGACGTCCTAGGGGCGTTCTGGACGACGGTGGAACTGACCGTCCTCTCCGCCGTCGGCTCCCTGGTCTGGGGCACCCTGCTGGCCGCGATGCGGGTCAGTCCGGTACCGCTGATGCGCGGGTTCGGCACCGCCTACGTCAACATCGTCCGGAACATCCCCCTGACGGTCATCGTCATCTTCACCTCGCTCGGCCTCGCCGACATCTTCGGCGTGACGCTGGGCGCCTCCGACTTCAAGGTCCAGGGCTTCCGCCTCGCGGTGCTCGGCCTGACCGCCTACACCGCCGCCTTCGTCTGCGAGGCGATCCGCTCCGGCATCAACACCGTGCCCCTCGGGCAGGCCGAGGCGGCTCGCGCGATCGGGCTGAACTTCTCGCAGACGCTGCGGCTGATCGTGCTGCCGCAGGCCTTCCGCGCGGTGATCGGCCCGCTGGCCAACGTCCTGATCGCGCTGACGAAGAACACCACGGTGGCGGCCGCGATCGGCGTCGCCGAGGCCGCCGCCCTGATGAAGACCATGATCGAGAACGAGGCCCAGACGCTGGCCATCGGCGCGGTCTTCGCCCTCGGCTTCGTGGTCCTGACCCTTCCGACCGGCCTCTTCCTCGGCTGGCTCGCCAAGCGCCTGGCGGTGAAGCGATGA
- a CDS encoding amino acid ABC transporter ATP-binding protein, with translation MTEVSVAAQDVAATGELVVLKSVNKHFGALHVLQDIDLTIARGEVVVVIGPSGSGKSTLCRTINRLETIDSGSITIDGRPLPQEGRALARLRADVGMVFQSFNLFAHKTVLENVVLGQVKVRKADRKQAEEKARALLDRVGVGTQADKYPAQLSGGQQQRVAIARALAMDPKVMLFDEPTSALDPEMINEVLEVMQQLARDGMTMIVVTHEMGFARSAANRVVFMADGRIVEQAAPDQFFSNPSSDRAKDFLSKILHH, from the coding sequence ATGACCGAAGTATCGGTGGCCGCGCAGGACGTGGCCGCGACCGGCGAACTGGTCGTCCTGAAGAGCGTCAACAAGCACTTCGGCGCGTTGCACGTGCTCCAGGACATCGACCTGACGATCGCCCGCGGTGAGGTTGTCGTGGTGATCGGGCCTTCCGGGTCCGGCAAGTCCACGCTGTGCCGCACCATCAACCGTCTGGAGACCATCGACTCCGGATCGATCACCATCGACGGCAGGCCACTGCCCCAGGAGGGCAGGGCGCTGGCCCGGCTGCGCGCCGACGTCGGCATGGTCTTCCAGTCCTTCAACCTCTTCGCGCACAAGACGGTGCTGGAGAACGTGGTGCTCGGGCAGGTCAAGGTCCGCAAGGCGGACCGGAAACAGGCCGAGGAGAAGGCCCGCGCCCTGCTCGACCGGGTCGGCGTGGGCACCCAGGCCGACAAGTACCCCGCGCAGCTCTCCGGCGGCCAGCAGCAGCGCGTCGCGATCGCGCGGGCGCTGGCCATGGACCCGAAGGTCATGCTCTTCGACGAGCCGACCTCGGCCCTCGACCCCGAGATGATCAACGAGGTCCTGGAGGTCATGCAGCAGCTGGCCAGGGACGGCATGACGATGATCGTCGTCACCCACGAGATGGGCTTCGCCCGCTCGGCCGCGAATCGGGTGGTCTTCATGGCCGACGGCCGGATCGTCGAACAGGCCGCCCCGGACCAGTTCTTCAGCAACCCGAGCAGCGACCGGGCCAAGGACTTCCTTTCGAAGATCCTGCACCACTGA
- a CDS encoding FAD-dependent monooxygenase → MDPVIIVGAGPVGLTLALALARQEVPSVVLDEGPGKDEPRPARTVVLREDTAALVTRLSGTPLEELGARWTGWRSMRRRQLLREVVFDDAAEPSPLHVAQHVLTNALRAAISEEPLVKVATDSRLDAVEQERSGVTAHTRGLKGTWWRGSYLVGCDGPRSTVRKLLDIRFPGRTAVERHAVAALRTELPWPGQALLHRTPPWRTSGPSAGEVTARPLPDGVWRLDWLLPPGKDLVTPELLVTRIRETLAGWTGGTTPPYDLLDTGVHTVHHRLARRWRVGRVFVAGDAAHLLGALGTHGLDEGLRDVDNLAWKLAPAWHHGPHEALLDSYQTERRAVVAARLRAADHALPVLRGGGGLRGFVPGASRGHDALLTEGHLGHGPLGAPGAYADSPLAPRHLEHEIPVDTRPGTPVTDVRVTAEDGTFVQLRSRLGRGALLVVLIAPGTGVWDRKHWVSAGIMPRLAAAVTALPHPAELLVAEAYPGAPAHTVLLVRPDGHLVTALNGVRPADLYAAAEATLGGKDKGGTEQAPTAAQTERTEAEAGAQAGSTGR, encoded by the coding sequence GTGGACCCGGTGATCATCGTCGGAGCGGGGCCCGTCGGGCTCACGCTCGCCCTGGCGCTGGCCCGCCAGGAGGTGCCGTCCGTCGTCCTGGACGAGGGCCCGGGCAAGGACGAGCCGCGCCCGGCGCGCACGGTCGTGCTCCGCGAGGACACCGCCGCCCTGGTGACGCGCCTGTCCGGCACCCCGCTGGAGGAGCTGGGCGCCCGCTGGACCGGCTGGCGGTCGATGCGGCGCCGGCAACTGCTGCGCGAGGTCGTCTTCGACGACGCCGCCGAGCCGTCCCCGCTGCACGTCGCCCAGCACGTGCTGACCAACGCCCTGCGCGCCGCGATCTCCGAGGAACCGCTGGTCAAGGTCGCCACCGACAGCCGCCTGGACGCCGTCGAGCAGGAGCGCTCCGGCGTCACCGCGCACACCCGCGGCCTCAAGGGCACCTGGTGGCGCGGCAGTTACCTGGTGGGCTGCGACGGCCCCCGCTCGACCGTACGCAAGCTCCTGGACATCCGGTTCCCGGGCCGTACGGCGGTGGAACGGCACGCGGTCGCCGCGCTGCGCACGGAACTTCCTTGGCCCGGCCAGGCGTTGCTCCATCGGACACCGCCGTGGCGGACGTCCGGGCCCTCGGCCGGGGAGGTGACCGCCCGCCCCCTCCCGGACGGCGTGTGGCGCCTGGACTGGCTGCTGCCGCCCGGCAAGGACCTGGTCACGCCGGAGCTGCTGGTGACCCGGATCCGCGAGACCCTCGCGGGCTGGACGGGCGGCACCACCCCGCCGTACGACCTGCTCGACACCGGCGTCCACACCGTCCACCACCGACTCGCCCGCCGATGGCGGGTGGGCCGGGTGTTCGTCGCCGGGGACGCCGCGCACCTGCTCGGCGCGCTCGGGACGCACGGCCTCGACGAGGGGCTGCGCGACGTGGACAACCTCGCCTGGAAGCTGGCCCCGGCCTGGCACCACGGCCCGCACGAGGCGTTGCTCGACAGTTACCAGACCGAGCGGCGCGCGGTGGTCGCCGCCCGGCTGCGCGCCGCCGACCACGCACTGCCGGTGCTGCGCGGCGGCGGCGGGCTGCGCGGGTTCGTCCCCGGCGCGTCCCGGGGGCACGACGCGCTCCTCACCGAAGGTCACCTGGGGCACGGTCCGCTCGGTGCGCCGGGGGCGTACGCCGACTCGCCCCTCGCCCCCCGGCACCTGGAGCACGAGATCCCGGTCGACACGCGGCCGGGGACACCGGTCACCGATGTCCGGGTCACCGCGGAGGACGGCACCTTCGTGCAGCTGCGCTCCCGCCTCGGCCGCGGCGCGCTGCTCGTCGTCCTGATCGCGCCCGGTACGGGGGTGTGGGACCGCAAGCACTGGGTCTCCGCCGGGATCATGCCGCGGCTGGCGGCGGCCGTGACCGCGCTGCCACACCCCGCCGAGCTGCTGGTCGCCGAGGCCTACCCGGGCGCCCCGGCGCACACGGTGCTGCTCGTACGCCCCGACGGCCACCTGGTCACCGCCCTCAACGGGGTCCGCCCGGCCGACCTGTACGCGGCGGCCGAGGCGACGCTGGGCGGCAAGGACAAGGGCGGGACGGAGCAGGCGCCGACGGCGGCGCAGACGGAGCGGACGGAAGCGGAGGCCGGAGCTCAGGCCGGCTCCACCGGACGGTGA
- a CDS encoding response regulator transcription factor codes for MRLLLVEDDNHVAAALSAVLARHGFSVTHARSGEEALRALVPESDGYDVVLLDLGLPDQDGYEVCGKIRKRTSTPVIMVTARSDVRSRIHGLNLGADDYVVKPYDTGELLARIHAVSRRTHHEDGQGGGDSALRLGAVRIELPTRQVSVDGKVVQLTRKEFDLLALLAQRPGVVFRREQIISEVWRTSWEGTGRTLEVHVASLRAKLRMPALIETVRGVGYRLVAPAA; via the coding sequence ATGAGACTGCTGCTCGTCGAGGACGACAACCACGTCGCCGCCGCGCTCTCCGCGGTCCTGGCCCGGCACGGGTTCTCCGTCACCCACGCCCGCAGCGGCGAGGAGGCCCTGCGTGCCCTCGTCCCCGAGAGCGACGGCTACGACGTCGTCCTGCTCGACCTCGGCCTGCCCGACCAGGACGGCTACGAGGTCTGCGGCAAGATCCGCAAGCGCACCAGCACCCCGGTGATCATGGTGACCGCCCGCTCCGACGTCCGCTCGCGGATCCACGGCCTCAACCTGGGCGCCGACGACTACGTGGTGAAGCCGTACGACACGGGGGAGCTGCTCGCCCGGATCCACGCGGTCAGCCGGCGCACCCACCACGAGGACGGCCAGGGCGGCGGCGACAGCGCGCTGCGGCTCGGCGCCGTCCGCATCGAACTGCCCACCCGTCAGGTCAGCGTGGACGGCAAGGTCGTGCAGCTCACCCGCAAGGAGTTCGACCTGCTGGCGCTGCTCGCCCAGCGGCCGGGCGTGGTCTTCCGCCGGGAGCAGATCATCAGCGAGGTCTGGCGCACCAGCTGGGAGGGGACCGGCCGCACCCTGGAGGTGCACGTCGCCTCCCTGCGCGCCAAGCTGCGCATGCCCGCGCTCATCGAGACCGTACGCGGCGTGGGCTACCGGCTCGTCGCCCCGGCCGCGTAG
- a CDS encoding glutamate ABC transporter substrate-binding protein: MQLRKVTAASAAVLALALSATACGSGDKDDSGSSGGGEIKIGVKYDQPGLGLQEPDGSFSGFDVDVATYVAGQLGYKPNQIKFVQTKSADRENALARGDVKFIAATYSITDERKAKVDFAGPYLLAHQDLLVKKDSTIAKGEDLNGKKLCSVTGSTSAQNIQKTIAPKANLKEVGTYSECIAGLQSGAVDAVTTDDSILAGFAAQDKYKGQFKLAGLKLSNENYGIGVKKGDSTTLDKINKALEKMVSDGSWDKAVTKNFGPAGYKNEPAPKIGVIVK; this comes from the coding sequence ATGCAGCTCCGCAAGGTCACCGCCGCCTCGGCCGCCGTGCTCGCGCTCGCCCTGTCCGCCACGGCGTGCGGCAGCGGCGACAAGGACGACAGCGGTTCCTCGGGCGGCGGCGAGATCAAGATCGGCGTCAAGTACGACCAGCCCGGTCTCGGCCTCCAGGAGCCCGACGGTTCCTTCTCCGGCTTCGACGTCGACGTGGCCACCTATGTCGCCGGGCAGCTGGGTTACAAGCCGAACCAGATCAAGTTCGTGCAGACCAAGAGCGCCGACCGGGAGAACGCCCTCGCGCGCGGTGACGTGAAGTTCATCGCGGCCACCTACTCGATCACCGACGAGCGCAAGGCCAAGGTGGACTTCGCCGGCCCGTACCTGCTGGCCCACCAGGACCTGCTGGTCAAGAAGGACTCGACGATCGCCAAGGGCGAGGACCTCAACGGCAAGAAGCTCTGTTCGGTGACGGGTTCGACCTCGGCGCAGAACATCCAGAAGACGATCGCCCCGAAGGCAAACCTCAAGGAGGTCGGCACCTACTCGGAGTGCATCGCCGGCCTTCAGAGCGGTGCCGTCGACGCGGTGACCACGGACGACTCGATCCTCGCGGGCTTCGCCGCGCAGGACAAGTACAAGGGCCAGTTCAAGCTCGCCGGCCTGAAGCTGAGCAACGAGAACTACGGCATCGGGGTCAAGAAGGGCGACTCCACGACCCTCGACAAGATCAACAAGGCGCTGGAGAAGATGGTCTCCGACGGCTCCTGGGACAAGGCCGTCACCAAGAACTTCGGCCCGGCCGGCTACAAGAACGAGCCCGCCCCGAAGATCGGCGTGATCGTCAAGTAA
- a CDS encoding TAXI family TRAP transporter solute-binding subunit, with protein sequence MSKLLPRIGRRRALQCATAGVVAFGLLLWWLLPLGEKPPTGTIVFSTGTLRGVYQEYGERLRTELRKDMPGLKVKLVQSNGSYENVRRVATGHADFTIAAADAVETYELNGGQDAGRLRGVARLYDDYVQLVVPRDSGITGVAQLRHRRVAIGLPNSGVRLIADRVLRAAGMDPAKDITPVSDGIDTGPDQLRRGEIDAFFWSGGLPTKGLLDLAKKFSFTFVPIGESLVTKLHTEGAASLYYRATNMPESAYPSVQQGTTVPTIAVSNVLMTRKDVDPRLTEWVTRTVIKSRDDIGNHVHSAQLVDLRTAIYTDPLPLQEGARRYYRSVKP encoded by the coding sequence ATGTCCAAGCTGCTCCCCCGTATCGGCAGACGCCGCGCCCTCCAGTGCGCGACCGCCGGCGTCGTCGCGTTCGGCCTGCTGCTGTGGTGGCTGCTGCCGCTCGGCGAGAAGCCGCCGACCGGGACGATCGTCTTCAGCACCGGGACGCTGCGCGGCGTCTACCAGGAGTACGGCGAACGGCTGCGCACCGAGCTGCGCAAGGACATGCCGGGCCTGAAGGTGAAGCTGGTGCAGAGCAACGGGTCGTACGAGAACGTGCGGCGGGTGGCGACCGGCCACGCCGACTTCACCATCGCGGCGGCCGACGCGGTGGAGACGTACGAGCTGAACGGCGGCCAGGACGCCGGACGGCTGCGCGGGGTGGCCCGCCTCTACGACGACTACGTCCAGCTCGTCGTACCCCGCGACTCGGGCATCACCGGCGTCGCACAACTGCGGCACAGGCGGGTGGCGATCGGGCTGCCCAACTCGGGGGTGCGGCTGATCGCCGACCGGGTGCTCAGAGCCGCCGGGATGGACCCGGCGAAGGACATCACACCGGTGTCCGACGGCATAGACACCGGCCCGGACCAGTTGCGGCGCGGTGAGATCGACGCGTTCTTCTGGTCGGGCGGCCTGCCGACCAAGGGACTGCTCGACCTGGCGAAGAAGTTCAGCTTCACGTTCGTCCCGATCGGCGAGAGCCTCGTCACCAAGCTGCACACCGAGGGCGCGGCCTCGCTGTACTACCGGGCGACCAACATGCCGGAGTCGGCTTACCCGTCCGTGCAGCAGGGCACGACCGTGCCCACGATCGCGGTGTCCAACGTCCTGATGACCCGCAAGGACGTCGACCCGCGCCTCACCGAGTGGGTGACCCGTACGGTCATCAAGAGCCGCGACGACATCGGCAACCACGTCCACTCGGCCCAGCTGGTGGACCTGCGCACGGCGATCTACACGGACCCGCTGCCACTGCAGGAGGGGGCCCGCCGCTACTACCGCTCGGTGAAGCCCTGA
- a CDS encoding HAMP domain-containing sensor histidine kinase, with the protein MRTRLLPLLIVLMAAVLLALGVPLAVSTAAAQQQKVVVDRIDDTARFAALAQFVTDTPSTARPTGTDDRLETLRRELASYYGVYGIRAGVFYRNASSMANAPDDWVLPTTGEVREAFDESLLSRRSHDPAQVWPWQRSRLVVASPVIRDGDVVAVVVTDSPTGPMRSRTLRDWLLIGAGECTAMLLAVGAALRLTGWVLRPVRVLDATTHAIASGRLKSRVAAAGGPPELRRLARAFNEMADNVEDVLEQQRAFVADASHQLRNPLSALLLRIELLALELPEDNEEIASVRTEGKRLAQVLDDLLDLALAEHAEADLMTTDLGRLAEERIAAWAPAAAAKGVRLTGECTPTTGWADPVTLSSALDAVIDNAVKFTPAGGLVEVTVRAEGDLSTVVVTDSGPGLTDEELARVGDRFWRSGRHQNVKGSGLGLSITRALLAAGGGSLSCEHHEPGGLRVTVAVPRGR; encoded by the coding sequence GTGCGCACACGCCTCCTTCCGCTGCTCATCGTCCTGATGGCGGCCGTGCTGCTCGCGCTCGGCGTTCCGCTCGCCGTCAGCACGGCCGCCGCGCAGCAGCAGAAGGTCGTCGTCGACCGCATCGACGACACCGCGCGGTTCGCCGCCCTCGCCCAGTTCGTGACCGACACGCCCTCCACCGCACGCCCCACGGGCACGGACGACCGCCTGGAGACCCTTCGCCGCGAACTCGCCAGCTACTACGGCGTCTACGGCATCCGCGCGGGCGTCTTCTACCGGAACGCGTCCTCCATGGCCAACGCGCCCGACGACTGGGTGCTGCCGACGACCGGCGAGGTCCGGGAGGCCTTCGACGAGTCCCTGCTCAGCCGCCGCAGCCACGATCCCGCGCAGGTGTGGCCCTGGCAGCGCAGCCGGCTGGTGGTGGCCTCACCGGTGATCCGGGACGGCGACGTCGTCGCCGTGGTGGTCACCGACTCGCCCACCGGCCCGATGCGCTCCCGCACGCTGCGCGACTGGCTGCTCATCGGCGCCGGCGAGTGCACGGCGATGCTGCTGGCCGTCGGCGCGGCGCTGCGGCTGACCGGGTGGGTGCTGCGGCCGGTACGGGTGCTCGACGCCACCACGCACGCGATCGCCAGCGGCCGGCTCAAGTCCCGGGTCGCGGCGGCCGGCGGCCCGCCGGAACTCAGACGGCTGGCCCGGGCGTTCAACGAGATGGCGGACAACGTCGAGGACGTGCTGGAGCAGCAGCGGGCCTTCGTCGCCGACGCCTCCCACCAGCTGCGCAACCCCCTCTCCGCGCTGCTGCTGCGCATCGAGCTGCTCGCCCTCGAACTGCCCGAGGACAACGAGGAGATCGCCTCGGTCCGCACCGAGGGCAAGCGGCTCGCGCAGGTCCTGGACGACCTGCTCGACCTGGCGCTGGCCGAGCACGCCGAGGCGGACCTGATGACGACCGACCTCGGCAGGCTGGCCGAGGAGCGGATCGCCGCGTGGGCACCGGCCGCCGCCGCGAAGGGGGTTCGGCTGACCGGGGAGTGCACGCCGACCACCGGGTGGGCCGACCCGGTCACGCTGTCCAGCGCGCTGGACGCGGTGATCGACAACGCGGTGAAGTTCACGCCGGCGGGCGGTCTGGTGGAGGTGACCGTGCGTGCCGAGGGCGACCTGTCCACGGTCGTGGTGACCGACTCGGGGCCGGGGCTGACGGACGAGGAACTCGCGCGCGTGGGGGACCGGTTCTGGCGGAGCGGGCGGCATCAGAACGTGAAGGGGTCGGGGCTGGGGCTGTCGATCACACGGGCGTTGCTGGCGGCGGGTGGGGGTTCGCTGTCCTGCGAGCACCATGAGCCGGGGGGTCTGCGGGTGACCGTGGCTGTGCCGCGGGGCAGGTGA
- a CDS encoding cysteine dioxygenase: MSASLSSSSVSSSAPAPGAAPTQADLLDFVRRTAADAELIASLPLDPEGRTWVRLDGPAGSEAWLIGWPPGSGTGWHDHAESVGAFLTATGELKEYSLATRLPTDGWKTLELSEGVDRERRLPAGKGRSFGRDHVHEVLNESTQHHAVSVHAYYPPLPRIRRYSRTGQVLRLEQVERPEDWQ, encoded by the coding sequence GTGTCTGCTTCTCTCTCGTCGTCCTCCGTTTCCTCGTCCGCCCCCGCGCCCGGCGCCGCGCCCACCCAGGCGGACCTCCTCGACTTCGTACGGCGCACGGCCGCCGACGCCGAGCTGATCGCCTCGCTCCCGCTCGACCCCGAGGGCCGCACCTGGGTACGGCTCGACGGCCCCGCCGGCAGCGAGGCCTGGCTGATCGGCTGGCCGCCCGGCTCCGGCACCGGCTGGCACGACCACGCCGAGTCGGTCGGCGCCTTCCTCACCGCCACCGGCGAGCTGAAGGAGTACTCACTGGCCACCCGGCTGCCCACCGACGGCTGGAAGACCCTGGAACTCTCCGAGGGCGTCGACCGCGAGCGCCGGCTGCCGGCCGGGAAGGGCCGCTCCTTCGGCCGCGACCACGTCCACGAGGTGCTCAACGAGTCCACCCAGCACCACGCGGTCTCCGTCCACGCCTACTACCCGCCGCTGCCGCGGATCCGCCGCTACAGCCGCACCGGACAGGTACTGCGCCTGGAGCAGGTCGAGCGCCCGGAGGACTGGCAGTGA
- a CDS encoding rhodanese-like domain-containing protein, with protein MAVSGTGPVEPRPVGIDELLERVRAGYRRVEAQEAYDAADTGEALLVDIRYAALRERDGVIPGALVIERNELEWRLDPQGSHRAPEATGHDLRVVVICNEGYASSLAAASLHQLGLHRATDLVGGFQAWKTAGLPVTPPSS; from the coding sequence CTGGCAGTGAGCGGCACGGGACCGGTGGAGCCGCGTCCGGTGGGCATCGACGAGCTGCTCGAGCGGGTGCGCGCGGGCTACCGGCGCGTCGAGGCGCAGGAGGCGTACGACGCGGCGGACACCGGTGAGGCCCTGCTCGTCGACATCCGGTACGCGGCGCTGCGCGAGCGGGACGGGGTGATACCCGGTGCGCTCGTCATAGAGCGCAACGAACTGGAGTGGCGCCTGGACCCGCAGGGCAGCCACAGGGCTCCGGAGGCCACCGGCCACGACCTCCGGGTCGTCGTGATCTGCAACGAGGGCTACGCCTCCAGCCTGGCCGCCGCCTCCCTGCACCAGCTGGGCCTGCACCGGGCGACGGACCTGGTCGGCGGCTTCCAGGCATGGAAGACGGCAGGCCTGCCGGTCACACCCCCGTCGTCCTAG
- a CDS encoding amino acid ABC transporter permease translates to MSSVLYDTPGPRAKRRNVVLSVVFVLFLALAVWWVWQKMDDKGQLKWGLWQPFTTSEAWTTYLLPGLGNTLKAAALAMVIALPLGAVFGIARMSDHAWVRIPAAWVVEFFRAIPVLLLMLFANEFYVRSTDVGSDERPLYAVVTGLVLYNASVLAEVVRAGVLALPKGQTEAAYAIGLRKGQTMTGILLPQAVTVMLPAIVSQLVVIVKDTALGGVMLQFTELLTARGTLAANYANVIPSFVVVGVVFILLNLALTTFASWLEKRLRTSKRGTGAVLGAEEVSDLNAAEISGTLATGAGGANA, encoded by the coding sequence ATGAGCTCCGTCCTGTACGACACCCCTGGGCCCCGCGCCAAGCGGCGCAACGTGGTCCTCTCCGTCGTCTTCGTCCTGTTCCTCGCCCTAGCGGTCTGGTGGGTCTGGCAGAAGATGGACGACAAGGGTCAGCTCAAGTGGGGCCTGTGGCAGCCGTTCACCACCTCCGAGGCCTGGACCACGTACCTGCTGCCGGGCCTCGGCAACACCCTCAAGGCCGCGGCGCTCGCCATGGTCATCGCCCTCCCGCTGGGCGCGGTCTTCGGCATCGCCCGCATGTCCGACCACGCCTGGGTGCGGATACCGGCCGCCTGGGTCGTGGAGTTCTTCCGCGCGATCCCGGTCCTGCTGCTGATGCTGTTCGCCAACGAGTTCTACGTCCGCTCCACCGACGTCGGCAGCGACGAACGGCCGCTGTACGCGGTCGTCACCGGCCTGGTGCTCTACAACGCCTCGGTGCTCGCCGAGGTCGTACGCGCCGGCGTCCTCGCGCTCCCCAAGGGGCAGACGGAGGCGGCGTACGCGATCGGGCTGCGCAAGGGGCAGACGATGACCGGCATCCTGCTGCCCCAGGCGGTCACCGTGATGCTGCCGGCCATCGTGAGCCAGCTCGTGGTGATCGTGAAGGACACCGCGCTGGGCGGCGTGATGCTGCAGTTCACGGAACTGCTCACGGCACGCGGCACACTCGCCGCCAACTACGCCAACGTCATCCCGAGCTTCGTCGTCGTCGGCGTCGTCTTCATCCTGCTGAACCTCGCCCTCACCACGTTCGCCTCCTGGCTGGAGAAGCGGCTGCGGACCAGCAAGAGGGGCACCGGCGCGGTGCTGGGCGCCGAGGAGGTCAGCGACCTGAACGCGGCCGAGATCAGCGGCACCTTGGCGACCGGGGCGGGCGGAGCCAACGCCTGA